In a genomic window of Styela clava chromosome 7, kaStyClav1.hap1.2, whole genome shotgun sequence:
- the LOC120328522 gene encoding large ribosomal subunit protein uL22m-like: MISLKLLFLGATSGNNLRAVGGCFIHTTTLNYGVKNPGQNRIIKEHSEYYSDYWSRDMGEWSDRNKMLYPPSAPGEMIRPAEIHHGRAFIRHSPKKMWYTHKSVQYMNIDEALKNLETLPYKAAKIIAEVLKEAQEEAVTNHNVEFKSNLHIADSFVLPSGSRKIPRYHGKGYMHWNKSRFCHYYVMLREGQAPEYQVKDTAYGMAVQYLNSLRSRTIMDGL; encoded by the coding sequence ATGATTTCATTAAAACTACTGTTCCTTGGTGCAACATCGGGTAACAACTTGCGGGCAGTCGGAGGATGTTTCATTCACACTACAACTTTGAACTATGGTGTCAAAAATCCAGGACAAAACAGAATCATAAAGGAACACAGTGAATATTACAGTGATTATTGGTCCCGGGATATGGGAGAATGGTCAGATAGAAACAAAATGCTTTATCCTCCATCAGCACCTGGTGAAATGATTCGCCCAGCAGAGATTCACCATGGTCGAGCATTCATAAGACATTCTCCCAAGAAAATGTGGTATACACACAAATCTGTTCAATATATGAACATTGATGAAGCACTTAAAAACCTTGAAACATTGCCTTACAAAGCAGCTAAAATTATTGCAGAGGTATTGAAAGAGGCGCAGGAAGAAGCTGTTACAAATCATAATGTTGAATTTAAGTCAAATCTTCATATTGCGGACAGCTTTGTATTGCCATCAGGAAGTCGAAAAATACCAAGATATCACGGTAAAGGCTATATGCATTGGAATAAATCCAGATTTTGCCATTACTATGTAATGCTAAGAGAAGGTCAAGCACCAGAGTATCAAGTAAAGGACACCGCTTATGGTATGGCAGTCCAATATTTAAATAGTTTAAGAAGTAGAACTATAATGGATGGACTCTAA
- the LOC120328605 gene encoding uncharacterized protein LOC120328605, translated as MTAKNNEVEEKKYSSDGIILNHLPNKKGENKLEVKPSPIEVLQQEGNKVNLYNLIFCFQVVDDKSPLPSSSPVCDDTKTVLISATNVVGAKHKIEKTSFDANLQLEREESEEKCQKPVDKDCEDDYEDDFESDTDESSKSSSASASDDDLSTVPKDVEITNLAKYTKPANDVPGKSCLAPVPSSGRANERKKTVSFRDTLEDVRYYKIDDCPSKAGKGYFMSPFHMQEL; from the exons ATGACT GCGAAAAATAATGAAGTcgaggaaaaaaaatattcttcagATGGCATCATCTTGAATCATTTACCCAATAAG aAAGGCGAAAACAAACTCGAGGTAAAACCGTCTCCTATTGAAGTTCTACAACAAGAAGGAAATAAGGTAAACTTATACAA TCTTATATTCTGCTTTCAGGTGGTTGATGACAAATCTCCTTTACCATCTTCATCTCCCGTTTGTGATGATACCAAGACTGTGCTTATCAGCGCTACAAAT GTTGTCGGAGCCaaacataaaattgaaaaaacgtcTTTCGATGCAAACTTACAACTAGAGAGAGAAGAG tcAGAGGAGAAATGTCAAAAACCGGTCGATAAAGATTGCGAAGATGATTATGaa GATGATTTTGAGAGTGATACTGACGAATCAAGCAAATCATCT AGTGCGTCGGCAAGCGATGATGACCTCTCGACAGTTCCAAAG GATGTTGAAATTACGAATTTGGCAAAATATACCAAGCCAGCCAACGATGTTCCTGGCAAGTCCTGTCTTGCTCCTGTACCTTCCAGTGGCCGAGCCAACGAGAGGAAAAAGACAGTTAGTTTCAGAGACACTCTGGAAGACGTTCGTTACTATAAAATAGACGATTGCCCTTCTAAAGCAGGAAAAG GTTATTTCATGAGTCCTTTTCATATGCAAGAGCTATAA
- the LOC120328606 gene encoding uncharacterized protein LOC120328606 encodes MPIRRNKVGLATEHDGEGHRVSCGRKRRGRKFRKNSHQQQNEASSYLTAVQCIYAFASWFGRGIKKTNKILTFSNCCKPSDGNSGDEESIDEVHSDTGKTSSQSANQNDIKSPTVEKHHSGIGNKLNLSDQLQLKKSSDKISRINDKEILSDIDHERYNEGKRGNALPPLGIPDTKSPRHLVSEEISKLQSNGDTQTEHPTKNNTNVGKELSDSKSSKNQTHEATSVSVPPVLTEISLPSSDKSVAAELKDNSQKINIGMDDNIMKFMKQLDDQKKSLICGLESIASTKLLFEKGLEFINKKQSQMNLNIKEDFGSTGKSTSSENICNCVYQAEDSSSNLKIDNIAETEQQLQSLINTAKRLEHFLTSSKIWTMEKSDDVKAKKFDQKSTQTTDHTISKQKVEKFGVVENKAASVITPQTDEGASTLLSSNANVAEDKFPLPSTSAIDDATVPTNDTNQSQTIEVNQLENVEVDKAITQKYAHDPFYDEPICKVRQQYTMVLHDGCQ; translated from the exons ATGCCAATCAGGCGAAATAAAGTCGGACTCGCGACGGAGCATGACGGCGAAGGGCATAGGGTTTCATGTGGCCGTAAGCGACGAGGCAGAAAATTTCGGAAAAACTCTCACCAG CAGCAAAATGAAGCTTCGTCCTATTTGACTGCAGTACAATGCATATATGCGTTTGCATCATGGTTTGGTCGGGGAATAAAAAAGACTAACAAGATCTTG ACATTCTCCAACTGCTGTAAACCATCGGATGGAAACAGTGGTGACGAAGAAAGCATCGATGAAGTTCATAGTGATACAGGG AAGACTTCTTCACAGTCTGCAAATCAGAACGATATTAAATCTCCAACAGTGGAAAAGCATCATTCTGGAATCGG gaataaattgaatttgagTGACCAACTGCAGTTGAAAAAGTCATCTGACAAGATTAGTAGAATCAATGACAAAGAAATACTTTCTGATATCGACCATGAGCGATACAATGAGGGAAAACGTGGCAACGCTCTCCCACCTCTTGGAATACCTGACACGAAATCACCAAG ACACCTCGTCAGCGAAGAAATTTCGAAACTTCAGTCCAATGGTGATACACAAACGGAACACCCTACCAAAAACAACACGAATGTTGGAAAAGAACTTTCAGATTCGAAAAGTTCTAAAAATCAAACTCATGAGGCGACATCAGTGTCTGTTCCACCTGTATTGACTGAAATATCGTTGCCATCTAGCGACAAGTCTGTCGCAGCGGAATTAAAAGATAACAGTCAGAAAATTAACATAGGAATGGACGACAACATA ATGAAATTCATGAAACAATTAGATGATCAGAAAAAATCATTGATTTGTGGTTTGGAATCAATTGCTTCGACGAAACTATTGTTTGAAAAAGGCTTGGAATTTATTAACAAAAAACAGTCTCAAATGAATTTGAACATAAAAGAAGATTTTGGTTCGACAGGAAAATCAACATCGTCCGAAAATATTTGCAATTGTG TTTATCAAGCGGAAGACTCTTCAAGCAACCTCAAAATTGACAACATAGCCGAAACAGAACAACAATTGCAATCACTCATTAACACAGCGAaaagattggaacattttctaacATCTTCAAAAATATGG ACAATGGAAAAATCAGATGACGTCAAAGCCAAG aaatttgaCCAAAAATCAACTCAAACTACTGATCATACAATCAGCAAACAAAAAGTGGAAAAGTTTGGA GTAGTTGAGAACAAGGCTGCTTCAGTAATTACACCTCAGACTGACGAAGGTGCAAGTACTCTGCTGAGCAGCAATGCAAAT gtaGCAGAGGACAAATTTCCTTTGCCATCTACGTCTGCAATTGACGATGCTACCGTACCAACCAACGATACAAAC caaTCCCAGACGATCGAAGTGAACCAACTGGAAAATGTTGAAGTCGATAAAGcaataactcaaaaatacgcCCACGATCCTTTCTATGATGAACCGATATGCAAAGTACGCCAACAATACACAATGGTATTACATGATGGTTGTCAGTAa
- the LOC120343924 gene encoding uncharacterized protein LOC120343924, with protein MLRLRSPVRISSHVHRKTKGDAGTRDLIKHVMALCYIPTMFITPRFKSLKEKMHTQDLKNFAEYFQNTWLYNSVWTPKDCLISTMYEVSIGIEADVVDILEENVVGRVNGRHAEANERVQHVWEQFKEGE; from the exons ATGTTGCGGCTTCGAAGTCCAGTACGAATCTCTTCACACGTGCACCGGAAAACGAAAGG ggaCGCTGGAACAAGAGACCTGATAAAGCATGTCATGGCGCTGTGCTATATACCTACTATGTTTATCACGCCCAGGTTCAAATCACTGAAAGAAAAGATGCATACTCAAGATCTCAAGAACTTcgccgaatattttcaaaacacatgGTTATACAACAGTGTCTGGACTCCCAAGGATTG TTTAATCTCAACAATGTACGAGGTAAGTATAGGGATAGAGGCGGACGTTGTGGATATTTTGGAAGAGAATGTTGTGGGGCGTGTCAACGGCAGGCATGCGGAAGCCAACGAGAGGGTGCAACATGTTTGGGAACAGTTTAAGGAAGGAGAGTAA